Proteins from one Halalkalicoccus sp. NIPERK01 genomic window:
- a CDS encoding exodeoxyribonuclease V subunit beta, producing the protein MSDDTSTYEERLLTDYSAQVSATEELELTTEQQQALTLDQNIAITAGAGTGKTTTLTERYRHILKEHPELSPTQIVTITFTRDATSEMCDRIRGVVDDALDSADPETYDRWQRAKDDIEDAYIHTIHGFCSRILEEYAVEAGVHPDFETLDNSDAATLIERTVRDVLAYVLDEATHLRTADEIETRKTTLTDDVERLARLYSRDDLASLLAGLLNERPESNQWADQLLETSHEEYVAAVFERACPLSPETVNTLLAQPAVCEALETIRELAANDYEFTDEPDDGIATLELLGSQLPDGPIDGAETATYQQLFLDFCDQVTTGKGALYASATSYAGTASRWKKYGCTADHEALTAACKTLIEALDPEDQDLSFDGAAIERSIPYVYAIARLYQTVRVEYTRRKEAQHALDYSDLIERTIDFLETHDRARHELREQFEYLMVDEVQDTDPRQWELVTLLTGSEEPGFDGENVFLVGDEKQSIYRFRRADVTMFREARDRLKRANPESTETAQQLSGNFRTLSNPLTFINELFEEVFQPEGDEYQPYEARPQWLTPERSEGTEIDGTVEYLVVPETDQDVAPLGLENTWFDERTYRSKGEREAYGVAARLTRLFDDPPQIYDPDTDEYRAAQPRDVALLFRTRTRFPEFERAFEEYDIPYSSFGARGFYETSEIQPLVNLLKVLQDPTQDIPLYGVLRSPLFGFTDEQLAALYDSDECLWEQLATMDSALETAHDQLKQWRTQAGLDRSDRITTWAALVSEIIDDTGYLISVGADERPEQAVVNVNKFREQLRTWEEGSALPLVEVIERIERERDQETDPGEAMIPAAIDGVQLRTVHSAKGLEFPIVVVPELSRGVSKRSTITDNSQRRHSLAYLETVGEEPVLGIKGPSPANSFETTATPDYNIAENVQQQELRAESRRLLYVATTRVRDHLLLTSTHAVGSDREATFGEYDTGEQASNWRDLVQPVLLEDRELLPDLATAGIATDSLGEGQYTVRRPPTPVSGPAESATTERACDIELSEPPESTAGIALSATAVRDLVSTHSSHDESQMETDHSSFLTESPSREGLAPTQFGTAVHRLCELSLAGSTIDWSTTPTQIVDTPDRLSPTVIE; encoded by the coding sequence GACCCGGAAACGTACGATCGATGGCAACGGGCCAAAGACGACATCGAGGACGCCTACATACACACGATCCATGGATTTTGCAGCCGTATCCTCGAGGAGTACGCCGTCGAGGCAGGTGTTCACCCTGATTTCGAGACGCTCGACAATAGCGACGCAGCAACGCTGATTGAGCGGACTGTTCGGGACGTCCTTGCGTATGTTCTCGATGAGGCCACACATCTCCGGACGGCTGACGAAATCGAAACGCGAAAAACGACACTTACAGATGACGTCGAACGTCTCGCACGCCTGTATTCACGCGATGATCTTGCCAGTCTCCTCGCGGGACTACTCAACGAACGCCCGGAAAGCAACCAGTGGGCTGACCAGCTACTCGAAACGAGCCACGAAGAGTACGTAGCGGCTGTCTTCGAACGAGCGTGCCCACTTTCCCCGGAGACCGTCAACACGCTTCTCGCTCAACCAGCGGTGTGTGAGGCCCTCGAAACTATCAGGGAGCTTGCAGCCAACGACTACGAATTTACTGACGAACCCGACGACGGCATTGCGACTCTCGAACTACTTGGCTCCCAGCTCCCGGACGGACCAATCGACGGTGCCGAGACGGCGACCTACCAACAGCTCTTCTTGGATTTCTGTGATCAGGTAACCACAGGGAAAGGGGCGCTGTATGCCAGTGCAACCTCGTATGCAGGCACGGCGAGTCGCTGGAAAAAGTATGGCTGCACGGCGGATCACGAAGCGCTCACAGCCGCCTGCAAGACGCTGATCGAGGCGCTCGATCCCGAGGACCAAGACCTGAGCTTCGATGGGGCGGCGATCGAACGTTCGATACCGTATGTCTACGCGATTGCCCGTCTCTATCAGACCGTTCGAGTAGAGTACACACGGCGAAAAGAGGCACAGCATGCACTGGACTATTCGGATCTAATCGAGCGCACAATTGACTTCCTCGAGACACACGACCGAGCGCGCCATGAGCTTCGCGAGCAGTTCGAGTATCTCATGGTTGACGAAGTTCAGGACACGGATCCACGCCAGTGGGAACTCGTGACGCTTTTGACTGGCTCCGAAGAGCCTGGTTTCGACGGCGAGAACGTCTTTCTGGTCGGTGATGAGAAACAGAGCATCTATCGCTTTCGCCGGGCCGACGTCACGATGTTTCGTGAGGCCCGCGATCGTCTCAAGAGGGCGAACCCAGAATCCACAGAGACAGCCCAACAGCTCAGCGGGAACTTCCGAACACTCTCGAATCCGCTGACATTCATCAACGAACTGTTCGAGGAGGTCTTTCAGCCCGAAGGCGATGAGTACCAGCCATACGAGGCACGTCCACAGTGGCTGACGCCTGAGCGATCGGAGGGCACCGAGATTGACGGAACGGTCGAATACCTCGTTGTGCCGGAAACGGACCAAGACGTTGCACCACTAGGCCTCGAGAATACGTGGTTCGATGAGCGGACCTACCGCTCGAAAGGCGAGCGGGAAGCTTACGGCGTTGCCGCCCGGCTCACGCGGTTGTTCGATGACCCACCACAGATCTACGATCCCGACACCGACGAGTATCGAGCAGCCCAACCGCGGGACGTAGCCCTCCTCTTTCGGACACGGACTCGATTCCCGGAATTCGAACGCGCATTCGAAGAGTACGACATTCCCTACAGCAGCTTCGGCGCCCGAGGCTTCTACGAGACATCCGAAATCCAGCCGTTGGTGAACCTGCTCAAGGTGCTCCAAGATCCCACTCAAGATATCCCGCTGTACGGTGTGTTGCGATCGCCGCTGTTCGGGTTCACCGATGAGCAACTCGCAGCACTGTACGACTCGGACGAATGTCTCTGGGAGCAACTGGCGACAATGGACAGTGCCCTCGAAACTGCTCACGATCAACTCAAGCAGTGGCGAACGCAGGCTGGGCTTGACAGGAGCGATCGAATTACGACATGGGCGGCGTTAGTCTCGGAGATCATCGACGATACGGGCTATCTGATCAGCGTCGGTGCCGACGAGCGGCCTGAGCAAGCCGTCGTGAACGTCAATAAATTCCGCGAGCAGCTCCGAACGTGGGAGGAAGGAAGCGCTCTCCCGCTCGTCGAAGTGATCGAGCGTATCGAGCGCGAACGTGACCAGGAGACTGATCCTGGCGAAGCAATGATCCCGGCGGCGATCGATGGCGTCCAACTCAGGACGGTCCATTCGGCGAAGGGTCTTGAGTTCCCGATCGTCGTCGTTCCAGAGCTCAGCCGCGGCGTGAGCAAACGGTCGACAATTACCGATAACAGTCAGCGTCGACATTCGCTTGCCTATCTCGAGACAGTAGGTGAGGAGCCAGTCCTCGGCATCAAGGGGCCCTCCCCAGCGAACAGCTTCGAGACGACTGCAACGCCGGATTACAATATCGCAGAGAATGTCCAACAACAGGAACTACGGGCTGAGAGTCGGCGTCTCCTATACGTTGCAACGACACGCGTTCGGGATCACCTCTTGTTGACGAGTACCCACGCCGTCGGATCGGACAGGGAGGCTACTTTCGGTGAGTACGATACCGGCGAGCAAGCCTCCAATTGGCGTGATCTCGTTCAGCCGGTTCTCCTCGAAGATCGAGAGCTTCTTCCGGACCTCGCCACGGCAGGCATCGCAACAGACTCGCTCGGAGAGGGCCAGTACACCGTTCGACGGCCGCCAACGCCCGTTTCGGGACCGGCTGAGTCAGCGACGACTGAACGCGCCTGTGATATCGAGCTTTCAGAACCTCCTGAATCGACAGCGGGGATCGCTCTGTCTGCAACTGCCGTCCGTGATCTGGTTTCGACTCACTCGTCACATGACGAATCACAGATGGAAACAGACCACAGTTCTTTCCTCACTGAGTCGCCTTCCAGAGAGGGACTGGCACCGACGCAATTCGGGACGGCCGTCCATCGACTGTGTGAGCTATCTCTTGCTGGCAGTACCATCGATTGGTCTACAACACCGACCCAGATTGTCGACACCCCCGATCGATTATCGCCGACAGTCATCGAG